A window from Bufo bufo chromosome 1, aBufBuf1.1, whole genome shotgun sequence encodes these proteins:
- the LOC120987217 gene encoding uncharacterized protein LOC120987217 produces MPSCLVNQCLSKTGKKGQNGQVILHPFPKDISRIKVWLQQTGQIFKDVNALAQKLLEGNKQNKYRLCSCHFAPDSYIINFHGRSLRVNAVPSIFPMVKEGECIVKENLKKDRVRKKKRRFDIATDCLQQPLIQPPATFVDGRIKVEEEMLQDLELTRIGFCSIGTQTDSTLSNSFFIFKGNQAIGCDVLERSFMPGFVYEKPEIISRIQKGRDLYHTADVQPIKVKEEPFDYTETGVSTRYWKVESSVSGKQELLLQVQMCNEAGQPDYHSEDST; encoded by the exons ATGCCTAGCTGTTTGGTGAACCAGTGCCTTAGCAAAACTGGAAAAAAGGGCCAGAATGGGCAAGTCATTTTGCACCCCTTTCCTAAGGATATCTCAAGGATAAAAGTATGGCTTCAACAGACCGGTCAGATCTTCAAAGATGTTAATGCTTTGGCCCAGAAGTTATTGGAGGGAAACAAACAGAACAAGTATCGCCTGTGCTCGTGCCACTTTGCTCCAGATTCCTATATCATCAACTTTCATGGAAGATCTTTGAGAGTTAATGCTGTACCTTCCATTTTTCCAATGGTCAAAGAAGGAGAATGTATTGTCAAAGAAAATTTGAAGAAAGACCGTGTGAGAAAAAAGAAGAGACGCTTTGATATAGCCACTGACTGCCTCCAACAACCTCTCATACAACCTCCAGCCACCTTCGTTGATGGAAGAATAAAAGTCGAAGAAGAAATGCTTCAGGATTTGGAACTGACAAGAATTGGATTTTGTAGCATCGGAACGCAAACAGACTCTACGTTGTcaaattcattttttattttcaaaggaAACCAAGCAATTGGATGTGATGTTCTGGAGAGATCGTTCATGCCTG GTTTTGTCTATGAAAAACCTGAAATCATCTCCAGAATTCAAAAAGGTCGAGACCTTTATCATACAGCAG ATGTGCAACCTATCAAAGTAAAAGAAGAACCTTTTGACTATACAGAGACTGGTGTGTCCACTAGATATTGGAAAGTGGAAAGTTCTGTAAGCGGCAAACAGGAACTTCTCTTACAAGTGCAGATGTGCAATGAAGCTGGGCAGCCGGACTATCATTCAGAAGACTCTACATGA